A genomic stretch from Primulina huaijiensis isolate GDHJ02 chromosome 14, ASM1229523v2, whole genome shotgun sequence includes:
- the LOC140956844 gene encoding protein MHF2 homolog: MEEHTFDPDLVREIFGLVWRRTAAERDKNESSQNVDAEAGASTTKKKFNGANPHALKLSCELLRIFVTEAIQRASAIAEIEGSPKIEATHLERILPQLLLDF; encoded by the exons ATGGAGGAACATACATTCGATCCT GATTTGGTTCGTGAAATTTTCGGGCTCGTTTGGAGAAGAACTGCGGCGG AGCGGGATAAGAATGAGAGCTCGCAAAATGTGGATGCTGAg GCAGGAGCAAGCACGACTAAGAAAAAGTTCAATGGGG CAAACCCACATGCACTGAAGCTGAGCTGTGAACTACTCCGGATTTTTGTTACAG AGGCTATTCAACGTGCTTCTGCCATTGCTGAAATTGAGGGTTCTCCTAAAATAGAAGCAACACATTTAGAGAGGATACTTCCACAGCTACTTTTGGATTTTTAA
- the LOC140956843 gene encoding leucine-rich repeat receptor-like serine/threonine/tyrosine-protein kinase SOBIR1, with the protein MKMALARIRFSFSILYLFMIVLLVQSRLNLHPPDHAAVLLIRRDFGIRTAAERNPCDSAGIFCERRIFNNSYVLRITRLVFESQQLKGIVSPAIGQLSELKELSLKDNHFFGQTPFQITECQKLEVLNIAKNGFSGEIPHGLSSLVRLRVLDLSSNKFTGNLKFLKHFPNMEKLNLADNMFAGKIPVSLRSFRNLRFVNFSGNSLLEVPSPLMNQVEDFSTEFTEERISMPKRYMFAEKSNQTNSAMGPSSSQASALSPRAAVAPHKDKKNRTKIVGWILGFLAGTLVGSFSGLVFSLLYKLIIFLIKGRGKDTSLKIFSPMIKNPEDLAFLQREDGLASLEIIGRGGCGEVYKAVLPGSDGKEIAIKKVSHSPTDTEELTDEDSKLLDKRMRQIRSEIQTVGQIRHKNLLPLLAYMPRPNCHFLVYEYMKNGSIQDYIQYVSQGKRQLDWPARFKIALGIASGLEYLHMNHTSRIIHRDLKPANVLLDDEMEARISDFGLAKAVPDSNTHVTTSNVAGTAGYIAPEYHQTFKFTDKCDIYSFGVLLGGLVTGKLPSDEFFQHTEELGLVKWMRAVMTSEDPKMAIDPNLMGNGYEEQMLLVLKVACFCTLDNPKERPNSKDARCMLSQIKH; encoded by the coding sequence ATGAAAATGGCTTTAGCTCGTATCCGTTTCAGCTTCTCGATCCTATATTTATTCATGATTGTTCTCCTTGTTCAATCAAGATTGAATCTTCACCCTCCTGATCATGCTGCTGTCCTGCTTATCCGCAGAGATTTCGGCATCCGCACTGCTGCGGAGAGGAATCCGTGTGATTCCGCCGGGATATTCTGCGAAAGAAGAATCTTCAACAATTCATATGTGCTCAGAATCACTCGTCTTGTCTTTGAATCCCAACAGCTGAAAGGAATAGTCTCTCCTGCAATAGGGCAGCTCTCTGAGCTGAAAGAGCTTTCCTTAAAAGACAACCACTTTTTTGGCCAAACCCCATTTCAAATTACTGAATGCCAAAAACTTGAAGTCCTAAATATCGCGAAAAATGGGTTTTCCGGCGAAATCCCGCATGGATTATCATCATTGGTCCGCCTCCGGGTCCTCGACTTGTCATCAAACAAGTTCACCGGCAATCTGAAATTCTTGAAGCACTTTCCTAACATGGAAAAGCTCAATCTTGCTGATAATATGTTCGCTGGAAAAATACCTGTTTCTTTGAGATCCTTTCGGAATCTCCGATTCGTTAACTTCTCTGGGAACAGTTTACTCGAGGTTCCATCGCCATTGATGAATCAAGTGGAGGATTTCTCCACAGAATTTACTGAAGAGAGAATCTCGATGCCGAAACGTTACATGTTTGCAGAAAAATCTAATCAAACAAACTCAGCCATGGGACCTTCTTCGAGTCAAGCATCTGCCCTATCTCCCAGGGCAGCAGTGGCACCCCACAAAGACAAGAAAAACAGAACGAAGATAGTGGGTTGGATTCTTGGATTCCTGGCTGGAACTTTAGTTGGAAGTTTTTCTGGATTGGTGTTCTCTTTGCTTTATAAGCtgatcatattcttgataaaagGGCGTGGAAAGGACACAAGCTTGAAAATCTTCAGCCCCATGATCAAGAATCCTGAGGACCTAGCTTTCCTGCAAAGAGAAGATGGATTAGCCTCACTTGAAATCATAGGAAGAGGTGGATGTGGTGAGGTGTACAAAGCTGTTCTACCTGGAAGTGATGGAAAAGAAATCGCCATTAAAAAGGTATCCCACAGCCCCACGGACACGGAGGAACTCACAGACGAAGACAGCAAGCTTTTGGACAAAAGGATGCGCCAAATCCGGTCAGAAATTCAAACTGTTGGCCAAATCAGGCACAAGAATTTACTCCCCCTCTTAGCCTACATGCCACGGCCCAATTGCCATTTTCTCGTGtatgagtacatgaaaaatGGAAGCATACAAGACTACATCCAATACGTGTCTCAAGGAAAGAGACAATTAGATTGGCCGGCCAGATTCAAGATTGCATTAGGTATCGCTTCAGGCCTAGAGTACCTCCACATGAACCACACTTCTCGGATAATTCACAGGGATTTGAAGCCCGCAAATGTCCTCCTGGACGACGAAATGGAAGCCCGGATCTCAGATTTCGGCCTTGCAAAAGCAGTACCTGATTCTAATACTCATGTCACGACTTCGAACGTGGCCGGAACCGCTGGTTACATTGCCCCGGAGTATCACCAGACGTTCAAGTTCACGGATAAATGTGATATCTACAGCTTCGGGGTTCTGCTCGGTGGGCTGGTGACTGGAAAATTGCCATCCGATGAGTTTTTCCAGCACACCGAGGAGCTTGGTTTGGTGAAATGGATGAGAGCCGTGATGACTTCTGAAGACCCAAAGATGGCGATTGATCCAAATCTTATGGGGAATGGGTATGAGGAGCAGATGTTGTTGGTTCTGAAAGTCGCTTGCTTTTGCACACTTGATAATCCCAAAGAAAGGCCTAATAGCAAGGATGCCAGATGCATGTTATCTCAGATCAAGCATTGA
- the LOC140956451 gene encoding 28 kDa ribonucleoprotein, chloroplastic-like, producing the protein MCSAAKAILKPLSMATNGCLISSPAHFTSKKASDSRFSLTPTLKPIKLRLSCSYFSSFSSPLKISFKRKEPILKVYVITAQQEENDPVFLEEEGQGFKEDSYWEAPANEESYVSVELSEEAKVYVGNFPYDVDGEKLAQLFGQAGVVEIAEVIYNRETDQSRGFGFVTMSTVKEAEKAVEMFHRYDFNGRLLSVSKATPIGSHPERSPRRFEDNYKIYVGNLPWSVNDSRLKQVFIEHGKVINARVVCDRETGRSRGFGFITMSSESEMNDAIAKLDGQSLDGREIKVNVADERPRRSSSF; encoded by the exons ATGTGTTCCGCAGCTAAAGCTATACTCAAGCCTTTGTCAATGGCTACAAACGGCTGTTTAATTTCAAGTCCAGCGCACTTTACCTCAAAAAAAGCTTCGGATTCACGTTTTTCTCTTACACCGACTTTGAAACCCATAAAGCTTCGATTATCTTGCTCGTATTTTTCGTCTTTTTCAAGCCCTTTAAAGATCTCTTTCAAAAGGAAAGAACCTATTTTGAAAGTTTATGTGATTACTGCTCAGCAAGAAGAGAACGACCCGGTGTTTCTAGAAGAAGAGGGGCAAGGGTTTAAGGAGGATTCTTACTGGGAAGCACCTGCGAATGAAGAGAGTTATGTGTCCGTGGAGTTATCCGAGGAGGCTAAAGTGTACGTGGGGAATTTTCCGTATGATGTGGATGGTGAAAAATTGGCTCAACTTTTTGGCCAGGCTGGTGTTGTTGAGATTGCTGAG GTTATATATAATAGGGAAACTGACCAGAGTAGAGGTTTTGGGTTTGTTACAATGAGTACTGTGAAAGAAGCTGAGAAGGCTGTGGAAATGTTCCATCGTTAT GATTTTAATGGCAGACTCTTAAGTGTTAGCAAAGCTACTCCAATAGGATCACACCCTGAACGTAGCCCTCGAAGATTTGAAGACAATTACAAAATATATGTGGGTAACTTGCCTTGGAGCGTGAATGACTCACGTCTCAAACAGGTTTTCATTGAGCATGGCAAAGTGATAAACGCTCGAGTAGTGTGTGACAGGGAAACTGGAAGATCCCGTGGTTTTGGCTTTATAACTATGTCGAGTGAATCTGAAATGAATGATGCCATTGCCAAGCTTGATGGACAG AGTTTGGATGGGAGGGAAATTAAAGTGAATGTAGCTGACGAAAGACCAAGGCGTAGCAGCAGTTTTTGA